A genomic stretch from Halichoerus grypus chromosome 7, mHalGry1.hap1.1, whole genome shotgun sequence includes:
- the ZWINT gene encoding outer kinetochore KNL1 complex subunit ZWINT yields the protein MEEAEAGARASALEALAKLADILEPVGRQEEAELPAQILAEFVMDSRKKDKLLCSQLQVVDFLQNFLAQEDVVQELDPLASEDTSRQKALAAKEQWKELKATYQEHVEAITGALTQALPTMEEAQRKRAQLLGALEELQAKKQVATERLRTAQKQWQLQQEKHLQHLAEASAEVRQRQRGTQQELERLSQELGRLQEQAGQKQDTLHRHQTFLQLLRTLQGQPPFPEAEAELPRKLDLPEGEPQEPKPGAVIGKDRSVPSKADGPQPAGDASSPELPEGQQHGKGT from the exons ATGGAGGAGGCAGAGGCCGGGGCGCGAGCCTCAGCGCTAGA GGCCCTGGCCAAGCTGGCAGACATCCTGGAGCCCGTCGGCCGGCAAGAAGAGGCAGAACTGCCGGCCCAGATCCTGGCGGAGTTTGTGATG GACTCCCGCAAGAAGGACAAGCTGCTCTGCAGCCAGCTTCAGGTAGTAGACTTCCTGCAGAATTTCTTGGCTCAGGAGGACGTTGTCCAAGAACTAGACCCCTTGGCTTCTGAAGACACCAGCC GGCAGAAGGCACTTGCGGCCAAGGAGCAATGGAAGGAGCTGAAGGCCACCTACCAAGAGCATGTGGAAGCCATCACAGGTGCCCTGACCCAGGCCTTGCCCACGATGGAGGAGGCTCAGAGGAAGCGGGCGCAGCTCCTGGGAGCCCTGGAAGAGCTCCAGGCCAAG AAGCAGGTGGCAACGGAGAGACTGAGGACAGCCCAGAAGCAGTGGCAGCTGCAACAG GAGAAGCACCTGCAGCATCTGGCAGAAGCCTCTGCGGAGGTGAGGCAGCGGCAGAGAGGGACGCAGCAGGAGCTTGAGCGGCTGTCTCAGGAACTTGGAAGACTGCAGGAGCAGGCGGGGCAGAAGCAGGACACGCTTCACAG GCACCAGACCTTCCTCCAGCTGCTACGTACTCTGCAGGGTCAGCCGCCGTTCCCCGAGGCAGAGGCAGAGCTGCCACGGAAGCTGGACCTTCCTGAGGGTGAGCCCCAGGAGCCGAAGCCTGGGGCTGTCATAGGGAAGGACAGGAGTGTGCCGTCCAAG GCTGATGGCCCACAGCCTGCTGGAGATGCGAGCTCGCCTGAGCTTCCTGAGGGACAGCAACATGGGAAAGGAACCTAG